One segment of Choristoneura fumiferana chromosome 26, NRCan_CFum_1, whole genome shotgun sequence DNA contains the following:
- the LOC141443128 gene encoding uncharacterized protein has protein sequence MRSGIGWDDAVSPEHNEAWRSFITNLQCLRDLEVGRYVPATESKEGELHTFVDASEKIYAAAVYFVSTDSANNKVARLVAGKARVAPLKPISIPRLELQAAVLGSRLADSVKRESDYIIKNNYFWSDSKTVLAWIKSDPRSYKSFVAHRLAEIENLTSPINWRWVPSAENVADDATKGIPASFNAEHRWFRGPAFLVRDPETWPKEKPVSAPLPPSGEERVVKQVLVARKQDSYLPEVARFSSYNKLLRATATVLLAAEAFKAKILNQKMIIKVRNDHLKLAEILLTRRSQRSSFNEEMKRIEAGRPAQKGSTIRKLAVEMKNGIIYLNSRFKEERNRLPVLHAKESLTKLIIHHMHATMNHGNHHIVMNELQQRYHIVGLRGALRYISSKCQWCRAYKGVPSKIPLGDLPQERVTSNQPPFTAAAVDYLAPCI, from the coding sequence ATGCGTAGCggaataggctgggatgacgccGTGTCCCCAGAACACAACGAAGCGTGGCGCTCCTTCATAACGAACTTGCAATGCCTTAGAGACctggaagtaggtaggtatgtacccGCGACAGAGTCAAAGGAGGGGGAGCTTCACACGTTTGTCGACGCGAGCGAAAAGATTTACGCGGCCGCGGTCTATTTCGTAAGTACCGACTCTGCCAATAATAAAGTTGCGCGTTTAGTGGCGGGCAAAGCCAGGGTGGCCCCGCTCAAGCCAATATCGATACCGCGGCTAGAATTGCAGGCGGCGGTATTGGGTAGTCGGTTGGCAGATTCGGTGAAGCGCGAGTCtgattatataattaaaaataattatttctggTCGGATTCGAAAACCGTGCTTGCATGGATAAAGTCAGACCCGCGCTCCTATAAATCGTTTGTCGCGCATAGGCTTGCGGAAATTGAGAACCTTACCTCTCCGATAAATTGGCGGTGGGTACCCTCTGCCGAGAATGTCGCGGATGACGCGACAAAGGGTATCCCCGCATCGTTCAACGCTGAACATAGATGGTTTCGCGGACCCGCATTTTTAGTTCGCGACCCCGAAACGTGGCCCAAGGAGAAGCCAGTTTCGGCGCCGCTGCCCCCCTCCGGGGAAGAAAGAGTAGTAAAACAGGTACTCGTTGCGCGTAAGCAGGACAGCTATCTGCCAGAAGTAGCGCGTTTTTCAAGCTATAATAAATTGTTGCGTGCCACCGCCACCGTCCTTCTCGCCGCTGAGGCTTTCAAAGCCAAGATACTCAACCAGAAAATGATTATTAAGGTCAGAAACGACCACTTAAAGCTCGCCGAAATACTGTTGACTCGTCGAAGCCAGCGAAGTTCATTCAATGAAGAGATGAAACGGATAGAGGCTGGGCGGCCGGCACAAAAAGGCTCTACAATAAGAAAGCTGGCCGTAGAAATGAAAAATGGCATCATATACTTGAATAGTCGTTTCAAAGAGGAACGAAATAGATTGCCAGTACTGCACGCAAAAGAAAGTTTGACCAAGTTGATAATCCATCACATGCACGCGACCATGAACCACGGCAACCACCACATAGTAATGAATGAGTTGCAGCAACGTTATCACATTGTGGGGTTGCGCGGCGCGCTGCGGTACATAAGCAGTAAATGTCAATGGTGTCGAGCCTACAAAGGGGTACCCAGCAAGATCCCCCTAGGCGACCTACCTCAAGAAAGAGTAACGTCGAATCAACCGCCCTTCACGGCAGCGGCGGTCGATTATTTGGCCCCATGTATATAA
- the LOC141443127 gene encoding uncharacterized protein, whose amino-acid sequence MARRGTPTVLYSDNGTNMVGAEREIKEAITASHDQLLDFANSKTMTWKKIPPGAPNQGGAWEILVRSVKTALRATLKEKFPPEEVLHTLLLEAEHLVNSRPLTPVNPILEEEALTPNHFLIGRSNGIAPFGTFSDKQMTPKSWKAAQAMTEAFWTRWVTEYRPTLKKRQSCHSEQDPKMCLNSKKDGEREDAFDLRS is encoded by the exons ATGGCGCGCCGCGGCACCCCGACGGTATTATATAGCGATAACGGCACAAACATGGTGGGCGCTGAACGCGAAATAAAAGAAGCAATCACAGCAAGCCACGATCAGCTGTTAGATTTCGCGAACAGCAAAACAATGACATGGAAGAAGATACCGCCTGGAGCTCCGAATCAGGGCGGGGCGTGGGAGATTTTAGTGCGCTCAGTTAAAaccgcactacgcgccaccctGAAAGAAAAATTTCCCCCAGAAGAGGTGCTCCACACCTTGCTCTTGGAAGCGGAGCACCTAGTCAACTCAAGGCCACTGACGCCGGTGAACCCCATCCTCGAGGAAGAGGCTCTGACCCCCAACCACTTTCTAATTGGGAGGTCAAATGGGATAGCACCGTTTGGGACGTTTTCGGACAAGCAGATGACTCCCAAGTCGTGGAAGGCCGCGCAGGCAATGACTGAGGCGTTCTGGACGCGATGGGTGACTGAATACCGACCCACTTTGAAGAAGCGGCAAAGTTGTCACTCCGAACAAGATCCAAAA ATGTGTCTCAACTCAAAGAAGGACGGAGAACGGGAAGACGCGTTTGATTTAAGATCGTGA